The following nucleotide sequence is from Cicer arietinum cultivar CDC Frontier isolate Library 1 chromosome 2, Cicar.CDCFrontier_v2.0, whole genome shotgun sequence.
AAAGTCATTAGTActtaaaatgttgttctaagggtcaatttattttcatcatCCATATCAAACTAAAGCTAAACATATGCAAAAATgacacaaaacaaataaatgtaaaaaattccaatttaaaagaaaaaacacaaacCGTCAAATTGCATAACAAAAAACATAAGCACTTATGCATAATGCATGCTTCTAAAACCATAAGATCCGGATATAAAATATGTCACTAAGACAACTTCTACACAGAAAAATCACTCGTACCAATGAGGAAAATAAATCTGCCACTATGACAACTTCCCCGAAGATGTATATGTCATGACATGAtgatatattatcaaaaagAAATATTCCCACGCATCCCACTAACATCATGTCATATGCATTCAAAAAGTCACTTTTTTCAAATCATCATCTTTTTCATAAATCACTAAGatcatatatcatatcatgAGAATGATATATTCATAGAAAAATaaccataaaaattataattttcaccACATACACATAAAAATCGGAACTTCATTTCATatacatcataaaaattaaaactttaacatatataacatGAAAATTCAAACTCCCACTCATATACATCATAAAAGATAAAACTTTAtcacatataacaaaaaaaaattcaaaatttattttatattcatcatAAACACTAAAACTTTAtcacatataacataaaaaatcaaactttactCATAAAAATCGTATAATACATATCAAACTCAAcgaaaaaaattaggattttataattttaatccattagtctacatttattcattttaaaagaCAACCAGTcagaaatatttatttcatgtcaTCCAATCAACGGTCTAATTATAATTTGTGTGGAAAAAAGCCCTTATCTTGGGCGCTTTTCTTACTAGCACAAAGCTATAAGCCCCACTAAATTGTTTGCGAGAAAATGGAGTTCCAAGCTTTCAAGGTGAAGCCTCAACGTTAATGATGGAAGAACACCATaatgaaaagaaataaagatgatGGGAATGGCCTCACCTTTTTTATGCACGAAAATGAGGAGAAAATTAAGGTAGAGGTTATTCTCTTGGACTTATAACTATTTGGTGAACAAACTAATGATTTTGGAGGTGTGAAGGTGATGGTGGCTATGGTTTCAGTAATCTTTTCTGATTACATAATCTTGTCCGTAAAGAGTTTGTGAGTTaggattttgtttttcttcttattattacTAAGTATAGAAAAATTGTGGACTTTGGGAAATTTTAAGGTGGAGATTGGTGGATAGATAGTGTTTGGCATGAATGAATAATAGAAGGGAggaaaatatcttttttttttgttaacagtagtcataaaaattgaaatcaagTGAATTTAATCAAGTGAACCTAGTGTATTCAGTCACACATGAGGGGTAAGGGATATAGAGAGTGTGAGGTAGAAGTTAAGAGGGAAAGATTCcttcctaatttattttgtgaaagcATTCAAGACATAATTATTTCctcagaaaaataaatatcaaatctTATGGATTCCCAAACAAGTTTGTGTCCTATCCtgcctttttttctttctaagtTGGATGGTCCAAAAATATCTTCTACTCATTCATATGAGTTAGgtcacacacatatatatatatatatatatatatatatatatatatatatatatatatatatatataacaaccatttaaaaataaataactagtttatttcttaaattaataagaaaaaaagggcattattgtaatatttggacCGGTAATGGCATAATTTCAGCTATACATCTCAAATTGTAGTAAGTTGTTTTCTCACTTCTTAAAACACGAtccctttcttctttttctcgcCGATccctttcttcttcttgttattttctttcatcctcccaatcttcatcttcaacctctcattttccttattttccttcatttttcaaATCAGTTAAACCAAAAGCTTTTAGAGCCATTTTTAAACTTGCATGTCTCATCTGTTCATAACCAGATTCAACCAAGGAAGCAGTAAGGGACAATAACCCAAAAATGAAGAACTTGAGTAGAAGTGGCAATTCAGGAAAAAGGGGAGCTCAACAATCAATCTAATTAGAACATATTCTCCCTTATTACAAACAATGAGTTcctatcattatttatttaagaaatttcttCAAAGACTTGTGCATGCATGTTAGTTTTGAGaagtttttgttgaaatttcttTCAATTAGATTGTTCAGAAATGTTTTAGGTGCATacatttggttttatttaataatggatagaaaattctattttttttaatctcaaatATTCAATGCATGagaggtgtttgatgaaaataCTGCGATAACGGCTGCAGGAGCTTTGTGGTATTTAAGTTtggttttctaaataaaaacaaaactatgtAAACGAGTCTTAGaatcagatttttcatgaattatTGATTTCGAATTTTGAGATGAGACCAACTATGTTGTGTTTATAGGTgagttctttttattaaagggtttttgttgttgttgttgttgttacgaTTATGGATTTCATTTTCTGGAGTTGTTGAAAATAAGTTAGAACGTAGGCGGTTGTTTATGGTTGTGATGTTTGTGAATGAATTATCTATTaggaaaaatttaattgtatgtGCATCACTACATTTAAGGTGATTATGCTTGTCGAGCACGATTTATGCTCGTTACCGCTGTTGTTGCCTCtgatgtgtgtttgtgaaattgtgtTATGTTATGCTAATTTCGTTTAGAATGATGATTTTAGGTGCTGAAATTTTTGAGTGAACTATTTTGGATTATTACAGATTAGGAGAATTAGAGTGcgatgaaatgaaattttgcatataggtgttttttttaaaactgcattcaaatgattttttcatgacttttatgttgttattaatttcatgACTTTTATATGTTTACTATTTTTCATGACTTTGATGTGTTACTAATTTCATGACTCCAATGTTGCTTTTATATTCCtgactataatttttattttgaattaaggacttaggattaaattattatgagtttCGTATATCACctaaagttatttataattgttatgaaTGAATAATGCATTTTATATATGACATAACAAGTGCACTTCATACAAAACATTTCAAGTTTTGTACAATATTATTAATCACGTCATGCATGGCCTTACTCACGGtgggacatttaggttattccaGGCATGGAATAACAGGTAAAGGAGAACAATCAGGACGCTGATTGGGGTTTGGTCAGACCACCTTTACCAATCAGGACTCAATATCTTGGTGACCCACATTAAGATATTGGACGACTTTTTCCTTATTCCAAAAGAAAAGATTTGAGGTCATGCATATATAGTtcagaataatatatatatatatatacacacatacatacacatatatatacatatatataaatagacatgtataataataataataatgattgttttttttttctttttgagatgTATAACTACTTTTGTATGTTTTATACACTTTTATGAAAGAAACTCTTTGAGGTTgttttcctcttatttatagGGTTCACTGAGATATTTTATCTCAtcccaattatttttttttttttagcaaCTGGAGGAACATGAGACATGAAAATTAGCATCAAAAGATCAGTTCCAAACTCCTGGACTTAGAATTtgattctttttgttttatgatgtaaTCAGACAATCGTAGTTTGTTttcaagatgtaatattttatgaatctactaaacatgttgtaaactatatttctgaatgtagttttcagttatgatggtgattctaatttactattaattattaattacctCTATTTTATTAAGGTGTGAGGGTCCAATTATCATATTCTAGACAAATGATAACGGGTCTTAcattttggtatcagagccatgTCGATTCATTTGGACTATGGATTATGTGTTAGGAATTAGAATATCTTTGTTTTCCTATACATTCTCATTATCATTTCACCTAATATTAAGTCTGATCAACTTAGTATTTTGTGTATGGTATGCGGAATTATGGCTGAAGTATCTAGGATGAATCTTGCCCCTGAAGATAGCCCACTGTTGAACCATGGGAAAAGGTTATGGAAGCTATTCAAATGCAAGCAATGGCTACCCATAATCTGGTACAACAAATGGCAATGCAAAGAGATAGCACTGCAAATGCCAACATGgtgttttatgattttcttaagTTGCATCCTCCAACATTCCAGGGCGGCCACAATCCCTCAGAGGCTCAAGTTTGGTTGGATGAGTTAAAAAGGCATTTGAAGTAGTGCCTTGTACTGAAGAACAAAAAGTGGCATTTGCTGCCCATATACTAAAGGGTGGGGCAGAGTATTGATGGAGGAGTGCAAAGACTTATCTTCAGACTCAAGGAAATCATATGAATTGGGAACATTTTGAGGTGGCCTTTTTAGACAAGTATTATCCAAAAAGTTCCAGAAGACAAAAAGAGTTGGAGTTTGTGCACCTGCAACAAGGAGACATGTCTGTTGCAGAGTATGTTGTTAAGTTTGAAGAATTGGCTAGATTTTCTCCACATGCTCAATATGCACCCACAAAAGAATGGAAGATAAACCAATTCGAATGGGGATTGAGACCTGAAATCAGAGGGAACATAGGCCATATGGAGCTTACTAACTATTCTACTCTTGTACACAAGAGCTACATTGTTGAAGACAATTTAAAGAAGGTACAAGAGGAGAGACAAGTTAAGTGGCAACAAAAAAAAGAGTCTGGAAAATTTGGTCAACAATTGAAGGTAAAGACTCCCCAAGGAAAGGGAAAACAAGTACAGACATCTAGTTCCCCAAGAGCAAAGAAGTGCTTTAAGTGTGGCAGAGATCATGCGGGATAATGCTTGGTTGGAAAACAAGTCTGCTACTACTGCAAACAGCCTGGTCATATGGCTCCCTTTTGCCCAATACGCCAAAAACAAGCAGAGTCCAACCCAAACAAGTCTAACACTAGAAGGGCCTTTGCTCTCAATGCAAAGAAAGGTATGAATCATAATCTAATAACTGGCACTGGATTCATAAATGAAATTCCTTTAATTGTCATGTTTGACACTGGTGCATCCCATTCTTTCACCTcctctgattttgttttgcaacATAATCTTCTTGTACTTGAAATGCCTTATCCCTTAATTGTAAGCACTGCGTCTAAGAATTCAATAGAGACATCCTTAGTATGTCACCAGTGTCAAATCACTCTGTTTGATAGAGTTTTTCCAATAAACCTAGTCTGTTTGCCCCTTAAGGGCTTGGACATCATATTAGGAATGGATTGGATGTCTGGTCATTCAGAAACTTTGATTTGCCATGGTAGGAAAGTCATAATTCctccaagaactccccaaccAGAGGAAACCAAATACcgctgatgactcttcatcatatgcatattttcccactgttttagtcttatttatcctcaatcatcagttaaattaaggatttatttgatacattttgttgatttttgttctttgagttaataaaatttttttttgtttttatttcgttgattaagtaggaatttgtcgtaattttacattgtgttttgttttagtgcagtgctgaattttggtgaaaaatcaacatgatatatgtggagtatttcagccatatctggagttctagatgtccaattagtgtcactccaagtgctaatgaaagctaagatccatatctacaactttcatgaagacaccgggaccccATTCAGACGTAAAGGATGAGAAacatgcaaaatacatcagacagtaGATgatgtgcgcctggagcgcgccgtgcgcgcctggagcgcatttctcgtgtttcagttctgtcaacgcgcgcctggagcacACCCTCCGCGCCTGGAccgcatttctcgtgtttcagttctgtcaactCGCGCCTGGAGCACACCctgcgcgcctggggcgcgtgacgcgcatcagcaatcataaaaaagcaaatttttactgtttatggatctttttgactcttgggaacttgggagacttatGCCCTAGCAtaaaaactcaaagacggccgtttctaacgccattgaagcagttttatcaagaatcatccatgaatcattcttgtaattcttctttaatccttatcttttgtatctctgtcatgagtaactaaaccctatttgttagggatgagtgtaaccagatgaaacccttatttttctgatttgatttctagttatatgaatgagtttattgaattgtttttctcatccctgtgcttaatgctttttattgcttgatcaacattaaaatgttctacgatttgtattttgaaacggaagtggactttacaaatgcttgagatgagaaattcatgaatttgtagtctagggatagatgcaggtcatgaaaccaattaaattagttgcaaaacaataatttacaagag
It contains:
- the LOC140919413 gene encoding uncharacterized protein translates to MEAIQMQAMATHNLVQQMAMQRDSTANANMVFYDFLKLHPPTFQGGHNPSEAQTQGNHMNWEHFEVAFLDKYYPKSSRRQKELEFVHLQQGDMSVAEYVVKFEELARFSPHAQYAPTKEWKINQFEWGLRPEIRGNIGHMELTNYSTLVHKSYIVEDNLKKVQEERQVKWQQKKESGKFGQQLKVKTPQGKGKQVQTSSSPRAKKCFKCGRDHAG
- the LOC140919414 gene encoding uncharacterized protein is translated as MAPFCPIRQKQAESNPNKSNTRRAFALNAKKGMNHNLITGTGFINEIPLIVMFDTGASHSFTSSDFVLQHNLLVLEMPYPLIVSTASKNSIETSLVCHQCQITLFDRVFPINLVCLPLKGLDIILGMDWMSGHSETLICHGRKVIIPPRTPQPEETKYR